GGAAAATTACAGGGCTATATCAGGAATAATATTTTTACTTATTTAGGAGTCCCTTACGCTGAAGCAGATTTATTTATGCCTCCGACTAAAATAAAAGCATGGGACGGAATCAAAATGGCTGTAACTTACGGCAATATCTCACCGCAATTAACTTCACAGCAAAATGATATGTTCCCTGCTCACTGGTACTGGCCTTTATGGACTCCGAAAAATTACACGCAGGATAATAACTGTCAAAATTTAAATATTTGGACTCCCGGCCTCGATAACAAAAAACGTCCTGTAATGATCTGGCTTCACGGCGGAGGCTTTGAGGCTGGCTCTTCAAGCGTCGAAGATATTTATAACGGTGAAAATTTATCACGCACGGGCGATGTCGTTGTAGTGTCAGTAAATCACAGGCTTAACGTGTTAGGCTTTCTTGATTTATCGGCTTATGGACAAGAATATAAATACTCTGGAAATCTCGGAATTCTTGATTTAGTTGCAGCTCTTGAATGGGTGAAAAATAATATTGCTGAATTCGGCGGCGATCCAAATAATGTTACTTTATTCGGGCAGTCAGGAGGCTGCGCAAAAATTTTGACTCTTATGGCAGTTCCTGCGACTAAAAATTTATTTCACAAGGCAATCGAACAAAGCGGAGCAGCTGAACTCATGGGAATAACTTTACCGGATCAGAAGGCTTCACGGCGAGTCGCTGAATTGACTCTTGAAAATTTAAATATTTCGCCTGAAAACATTTCGCAATTAAAAAATGTCCCATATGCTAAATTAATAGAAGCAGCAAATAAAGCAATGGCACAAGCAATTAAAGAGGGTGAGAAAATTTATTCATGGTCTCCGGTGAAGGACGGCGATTATATTCAAGTTGACCCGGTAGAAAGCGGATTCACTGAACAAGCAAAGAATATCCCCCTATTAATAGGCTCATGCTTAAACGAATGGCAGACAGTCCCATTATTTGCGAACATGGCACGAACTCAAAGCGATAATAAAAATTTCTGGTCAGAATCGCAAATTAACGAGAAATTACTGGAGAAATACGGCGATAAATCAGACGCAATCACAAAGGCATTTATTAAAGCATATCCAAACAAGAAAAAAGCCGATGCCTTATATATTGATACATGGCTGAGGACTCGCGCATTAAAAACTATGAACATTAAAGCGTCTCAAAATGGTGCTCCTGTTTATGCTTATGTTTTCACATGGGAGACTCCGGTAATGGGAGGTTATGCAATGGCTTATCACTGTTCGGAATTACCATTTGTGTTTAATAATATTACATTGAGCGATACAGCAACAGGGGGCGGAGAAAAGGCTCAGGCACTCGCTGAGAAAATGAGTCAATCATGGGTAAATTTTGCTAAAACAGGTAATCCCGGCTGGGAAGCATATACACGTGAAGAGGGCGCAACAATGATATTTGATAATGAGCCTTCTTTGAGTTATAAGCACGATGACGAATTAATGAAATTATTAACGCCTGATTATGAATACTAGAATAAAATTTATAGC
This genomic stretch from Synergistaceae bacterium harbors:
- a CDS encoding carboxylesterase/lipase family protein; translation: MNKKIFMSALIIALSFIGVSSAEIISGPDAAVVEIEGGKLQGYIRNNIFTYLGVPYAEADLFMPPTKIKAWDGIKMAVTYGNISPQLTSQQNDMFPAHWYWPLWTPKNYTQDNNCQNLNIWTPGLDNKKRPVMIWLHGGGFEAGSSSVEDIYNGENLSRTGDVVVVSVNHRLNVLGFLDLSAYGQEYKYSGNLGILDLVAALEWVKNNIAEFGGDPNNVTLFGQSGGCAKILTLMAVPATKNLFHKAIEQSGAAELMGITLPDQKASRRVAELTLENLNISPENISQLKNVPYAKLIEAANKAMAQAIKEGEKIYSWSPVKDGDYIQVDPVESGFTEQAKNIPLLIGSCLNEWQTVPLFANMARTQSDNKNFWSESQINEKLLEKYGDKSDAITKAFIKAYPNKKKADALYIDTWLRTRALKTMNIKASQNGAPVYAYVFTWETPVMGGYAMAYHCSELPFVFNNITLSDTATGGGEKAQALAEKMSQSWVNFAKTGNPGWEAYTREEGATMIFDNEPSLSYKHDDELMKLLTPDYEY